The Leifsonia xyli genomic sequence CACCCGACGGTGCCCGAAGCGGTCGGCCAGCCGGCCGCCGAGCAGCAGCAGGCCGCCGAAGGGGAGCACGTACGCGGTCACCACCCAGGCGAGCGCTGCCGTGTCGAGACCCAGGGCGGTCCCGACGGACGGCAAGGCGATGTTGACGATGGAGGCGTCGAGCACGACGAGGAACTGCGCGAGGGCGAGGACGGCCAGCGCCCACCAGCGGTGGCGGCTGCGCGGGGTGGCCGCGAGCGTGGAAGCAACGGCCGGGGAGCGGTGCGGGTGGTGTTCATGATAATTCTCCTTCGATGGTGAGTGACTGTTCAATCACTCCTGAGAGTGTGGCGATGAAGCGGTGATAGAGGGGGTGGTTCAGGGGTGCCGGATCCCCTTCGTGAGCACGCGCGCCCACGTGTCAGGGATCTCGTCGAGGCCGGCCGTCACGATGAGGTGGCAGAGCTGGCCCCAGGCGATGAAGTGCTGAACGGCGTCGCCGTCGGCGCCGGAGCGCTCGGTGGCGAAGCGGGTGATGCGGGCCAGGCCCTGGCGGAGGGCGGCCTGGATGGCCGGGACGTCCGACGCCGACTGCGCGTGCACCTGGAGCATGAGCAGCGAGCGATCGGCGATGAAGTCGGCGTAGGCCTCGCCCATCGCGTCGAGGACCTCGGCGGGCGTTCCGTCCTTCACGGTGCGGGCGCCCTCCTCGAGCGCCGCCTCGATCCGCTCGAAGCAGCGCTCGAGGGCGGCGACGAACAGGGTCTCCTTGCCGGGGAAGAGCTTGAACACGTAGGCGGTGGAGATGTCGGCGTCGGCGGCGATCGACGCGATCGGGGTGCCGAGGTAGCCGCTCGCGGCGAAGACCGTGATGGCGCTGTCGAGCACCGCCTCGCGGCGGTCGTCTGCGGTGGAGAGCGTTCGTGCCATGTGAGTGACTGTACACTCACTGTCCTTGCGATGTCAACAAAGGGGGAGACCCGGCGCATCAATTGCGCCGGGTCGCGTCCTGCACTTCGCCGACGAGCTCCTCGATGATGTCCTCGAGGAACAGCACGCCGGCGGTCGCGCCCTCGCCGTCGACCACCCGGGCGAGGTGGCTGCCCGAGCGGCGCATCGTGGCCAGGGCGTCCTCCAGGTCGCTGCCCGAGAACACCGTGACCAGGCGGCGGATGCGCTTGGCGGGCACGGGGAGCTCGAACCCGGTCTCCTCCAGGTCGAGGACATCCTTGAGGTGGAGGTAGCCGGTCGGCTCTCCGTCCGCGTCGGGGACCACATAGCGGGAGAAGCCGTGCTTGGCGACAGCCTTCTCCACGTCCGCGGGAGTCGGGGACGCCGGGAGGGTGACCAGGGCGTCAAGCGCGACGGCCGCCTCCCGCACCTTCTTCTCGGTGAACTCGAACGCCGCCGTCAGCGCGCCGGTGCGGTCCATCAGCACGCCCTCGCGCGTCGACTGGGACACGAT encodes the following:
- a CDS encoding TetR family transcriptional regulator, with the protein product MARTLSTADDRREAVLDSAITVFAASGYLGTPIASIAADADISTAYVFKLFPGKETLFVAALERCFERIEAALEEGARTVKDGTPAEVLDAMGEAYADFIADRSLLMLQVHAQSASDVPAIQAALRQGLARITRFATERSGADGDAVQHFIAWGQLCHLIVTAGLDEIPDTWARVLTKGIRHP